Within Paenibacillus sp. RUD330, the genomic segment CAGGATTGAATTTCGCGTCCGCCACGACAACGCCGCCGGGACGGAGCTCGGGCGCGTTGAGATCGATGCTTTCCTGGTCGAACGCGACAAGAATATCGAGATCATCCGAGATGGCCCGGATGGGGGATGTGCTGATGCGGATCTTGTTATTGGTATGTCCGCCCTTGATTCTCGAGGAGAAATGACGGTACCCGTATAAATAATAGCCGAGGCGGTTGAGAGCGGTGGAGAAAATCCGGTCGGTGCTCTCCACGCCTTCGCCCTGCTGGCCTCCTATTTTCCAAGACAGCTGACTGATCACTTGCGTCCAACTCCTCATCTGCTATGAGACCTTTTTCACAATCTCCATAAATTTTATGCCTCCACCTTTAAAAATGCAAGGCATTATCGAGAAAAGTTCTCATACAGGAATCCGATGGAACCTATAACAGAAACTGATAGTTGCCTGATGCCTCATTCCGACGGCAGCTCGCTCAGAAGGAAGGAAATCGCGTTGCCGTTCATGAAAGCCGCGGCTTGCCGCGCTCCGAACTCGCTGACGAGAGCGGAGCGCAGCGAGCGGACGTCGCCGGGATGCCGAAGGCCCTGCACATACAGCTCGATGCCGTCGAAGTCGGACCCCAGCATGATGTGCTTCTCTCCTCCCAAGGCGCATATATGCTCGATATGCCGAAGGATGTCGCTGATCCGCACCTGCTCCGCGCTGCTGACGAAATAAGGCACGTAGGTCATGCCGATCCTTCCCCCCAGCGCAATGACAGCCCGAAGCTGATCGTCGGTCAGGTTTCTCGGATGGGCGCAGACCGACTTCGCGTTGGAATGCGAGGCGATGAACGGCCTCTCTGTCCGGTCCGCCAGCTCCCAGAACCCTTTTTCCGTCAAATGCGACACATCCAAAATGATGTCGAGCTCGTTGCAATGCCGGACGAGCTGCCGCCCTTTTTCCGTGAGTCCGCCTTGCCGTTCTTCCATGACTCCGTCCGCTGCCCAGTTCCCGTAGTTCCAGGTCAGGCCAAGCATGCGGACTCCCAGCCGGCGCGCAAGACGCAGCATCGCGAAGTCGCCCTCCAGCCCGTCCGCTCCTTCCAGCGTCAGGACGGCGGCGATCCGGCGTGCGGCAAGGCTGCGCTCAAGCTCCTGCCTGGTTCCTACGAACCGGTAGGCATCATTGGAGACGATCTTTTCGTAAAAGAGGTCGATGCTGCGGAGAACGGCGTCGAATGTCTTCGGCCTGCTTTCCGTCAAATAAATCGCATAGGCCTGAAGCATATAGCCTGCGGCCAGCTGACGGTCAAGCGTCACATCGAGCTGCCTGCTGCCGGAGCCGCCAGCGGCTTGGCAGACGTCGAGCTCCGGGTTTCTCAGCAGCTTGCTGAGCACGTCGCAATGCAGATCCGCAACTCCGAGTACAGGGTGTTTCATGGCGCTGCAGCCTCCTGTTCCGTTTCCTGCTCTTGCATGATATGAAGCCATAACCTTGAATGGACGCAAAAAAACCTGCTTACACCGTAAACAGGTCGAATGGGATAAGTTGTCCGGTCGTCAGCGCGGCTCTACGATCAGCTTGATGGCTGTGCGGTCTTCGCCGTCGATGACGATATCGGTGAAGGCGGGAATGCAGATGAGGTCCACCCCGCCGGGAGCGACGAAACCTCGAGCGATCGCCACGGCCTTGATCGCCTGATTGATCGCTCCAGCCCCGATCGCTTGCAGCTCAGCAGCTCCACGTTCCCTTAGAACTCCAGCCAGTGCCCCTGCGACGGAATTTGGATTGGACTTAGCGGAAACTTTCAATACTTCCATGGAAAGTACCTCCTCGGGAATGATGGGTAGCTGCAGCTCTACACTACTTTCATAACCTATTCGAGAGAGGACAAAAAATTCCTTCTTCCATTCCGATACCCGTCTCCAGGATTCGCCATCGTTCTTTCAGTACATCGCTAGAGACGTCTCGGTCAATCGAATTTTCTCCAGCTTCGCGGCCTGCCCGGTCGTTTCGTCCATGTGGACGATGAGTCCGTGCAGATGCCAGTCGCCTTCATCCACGATAAATCTCGACGGAAGGCCGGTCAGGAACTTGTGCAGCACGGCGTTCCGCTCCATTCCGAGGATGCCGTCCATCGGTCCGGTCATCCCTACATCCGTCAGATAGGCGGTTCCGCCCGGCAGGATCCGGTCGTCGTTCGTCTGCACATGGGTATGCGTGCCGACGACCAGACCCGCCCTGCCGTCGAGATACCAGCCCATCGCGATTTTCTCGGATGTCGCCTCCGCATGGAAGTCGACCATGACGCAGCGCGTTTCTTCTTGCAGCAGCTCCAGCTGCTCGTCCGCGACACGGAACGGATCGTCATTCGGCGGCAGGAATGTCCTGCCCTGCAAGTTCAGAATGCCGAGCTTCTTGCCGTTCACCTTGATGACGGCCGCTCCGCGGCCGGGCGATTGCGGCGAGAAGTTGGCCGGACGGACGATCCGCTCCTCATCGTCGATCCACTCGAAGATGTCCCGGTTGTCCCAGGTGTGGTTGCCCATCGTAATGCCGTTGACGCCCCAATCAAAAAACTCTTTGGCGATCGCGGCCGTTATTCCCCTGCCCGCCGCCGCATTCTCGCCGTTCACGATGATGATGTCGGGATTGTATTTGGACCGGAGAGCGGGCAGTGCCTTGCGCAGCGCCGTGCGGCCGACGTTGCCGACGATGTCTCCGATGAACATGACTTTCAACATGACTTGCCTCCTTCGGATTGCAAAGAAAATCCCGCTCCGGAGAGCGGGATGATCCACGGTGTTACTTGGCGTATTCGACCGCGCGCGTTTCCCGAATGACCGTGACCTTGATATGTCCCGGATAATCGAGCTCGCCTTCGATCTTTTTCGTGATGTCTCTGGCGAGGCGGAACGCCTCGGTATCGTCGACCTTTTCCGGCTGAACCATGACGCGGACTTCGCGTCCGGCTTGGATGGCGTACGATTTCTCGACGCCGTCGAACGATTCGGAGATGGCTTCCAGCTTCTCCAGACGCTTGATGTACGTCTCCAGCGTCTCGCGGCGTGCGCCAGGGCGTGCTGCGGACAAGGCGTCTGCCGCTCCGACGAGCATCGCGATGACGGAAGTCGCTTCGCAGTCGCCATGATGGGATGCGATGCTGTTGATGACGACCGGATGCTCCTTGTACTTGCGGGCCAGCTCGACGCCGATCTCGACGTGGGAGCCTTCCACTTCATGGTCCAGAGCCTTGCCGATGTCATGCAGCAGTCCGGCGCGCTTGGCGAGCGTGATGTCCTCGCCCAGCTCGGCGGCCATCAGCCCGGTCAGATACGCGACTTCCATGGAGTGCTTGAGCACGTTCTGGCCGTAGCTCGTCCGGTACTTCAGGCGGCCGAGAATCTTGATGAGATCCGGGTGGATGGCGTGCACGCCCACTTCGAAAGTAGCCTGCTCCCCATACTCGCGGATCCGCTCGTCCACCTCGCGGCGGGATTTCTCCACCATCTCTTCAATTCGAGCCGGGTGAATACGTCCGTCCGCAACGAGCTTCTCAAGTGCGGTGCGGGCGATTTCACGCCGGATAGGATCGAAGCCGGACAAGATGACCGCTTCCGGCGTATCGTCGATGATAAGATCGATACCCGTCAAAGTTTCCAGTGCGCGGATGTTGCGGCCTTCCCGGCCGATGATCCGGCCCTTCATTTCTTCGTTCGGCAGCGTGACGACGGATACGGTCGTCTCCGCCACATGATCGGCGGCGCAGCGCTGGATAGCCAGCGAAATGATGTCGCGCGCCTTCTTGTCCGCCTCTTCCTTCGCCTGCTGCTCGATTTCCTTGATCATCTGAGCAGTTTCGTGGCGGACTTCCTGCTCCACGTTGGTGAAGATGATGGTCTTGGCATCCTCCGTGGTCAGGCCGGAGATCCGTTCGAGCTCGCTCTGTTGCTGCCTGTAGATGGAGTCGATCTGATCCTGTGTTTCTTCGATTCGTTTCTCCTTGTTGGCTACCAATTCTTCTTTGCGTTCGAGTGCTTCTAGTTTTTTATCCAGTGACTCCTCTTTTTGCAGCAGCCGTCTTTCGAGACGCTGATTCTCGTTGCGTCTCTCCCGAATGTCTTTGTCCGCTTCAGAACGGAGTTTATGGATTTCGTCTTTCGCTTCCAGCACGGTTTCCTTCTTCAGGGCATCCGCTTCCTTCTTCGCCTGCTCGACGATTTGGACGGCAGCCTGCTCTGCACTGGAAATCTTAGCCTCGGCGATCGACTTTCGGACGAAGTAACCAATCCCAAAGGTAATCGCGCCAACAACGAGAACGATCAAGATCCACCAAATAACGGGGCTCATCTTGTTCACCTCCTCGTTGCATTCACCAAGGCTGAAAAAAAGCCGGGAATGATATTCAGTTGTTGCGATTCGGTTCCAAACCGTGTCTAAGACTGTAGAATGGAGACTAATAATCTTGAACCCATTTACGAAAGGAAATACATCCCTTTCACTCGCGGATGCACTATTAATGTAGCTTTACGCAATTTCAATTGTCAAGCCAGAGCCCTTCGGTCTCCAGCTCCTCCCCTTCCGACACATGCCGCACGGCCTCCCGGACCAGATCGCCCTGGAAACCGCGGCGCAGCAAAAATCCTGTCAGCTTCAGCCGCTTATCGCGATCCTCGCCTTTTAGGCTCCGCCATTTCTTGGCCGCGGCCTTGAATGCCGCATCCCGTTCGGCTCCGACATCGAGCGCTTCGATCGTCTCGCCGGCGGTCAGCTTCGACACCCCGCGCTGCTCCAGCTCCTGACGGATCAGCCGGCGCCCCTTCTGGCTGCTCTTCACCTTCTGGGCGGCGTACATTCTCGCATAATCGCGGTCATCGATGACCTTCTCCTGCTGCAGCCGTTCGACCGCATAGCGGATATCCGGCTCCGTGTATTCCTTGCGCTTCAGATAGTCCGCCATTTCCTTGGCCGTCCTCATTTTGAATCCGGCATAATACAGAGCTGAGGCATAAGCCTTATACCGGTCTCCCTCCGATTGGATTCCCTCCAGCTCCTCGCTGCTGAGAACGCTCCCTTTGAGCAGCCTATACTTGACGAGTATATCCTCATGGACGGAAAACTCCGGCTCCTCATTCCCGTCCAGGCAGATCCAGTAATAGGAACGTTTGCGGGAGTCAGGCTCTACCTTGGTCACGACTTTCTCGCTGCTGTCCTGCATAGTGCCTCCTTCCTATCCACGATCGGATAGCTTGAGCAAAAAAGCACCTCTGAACGATTCAGAGGTGCTTCCCTGTCAGGCCGGTCTATTCCGTGCAAGAACTCCTGGAATGCTTGCAGGACGGCTTAAACGTCCAGCTCCAGCTCGTCCAGCTCGTCTTCCTCTACAGGAGGATTGATACCCGCGGCTGCCCGCTCGGCGGCAGCGTTGAGGTTATGCGCCTCGCGAATTTTGGTATCGATCGTATCCGCTACGGCAGGGTTGTCCTTGAGAAACTGCTTGGCATTCTCGCGGCCTTGACCAAGACGGTCGCCGTTGTAGCTGAACCAAGCGCCGCTTTTGTTGACGATGTCCATCTCGACGCCGATGTCGATGATGCTGCCTTGACGGGAAATGCCTTCTCCGTACATGATGTCGATCTCCGCCTGCTTGAACGGAGGCGCCACCTTGTTCTTCACGACTTTGATCCGTGTGCGGTTGCCCACGACGTCGTTGCCTTGCTTGATGCTCTCGATGCGGCGCACGTCGAGACGAACGCTGGAGTAGAACTTCAGGGCGCGGCCGCCGGGAGTCGTCTCCGGATTGCCGAACATGACGCCGACCTTCTCCCGAAGCTGGTTGATGAAGATCGCGATCGTCTTCGACTTGCTGATGGCGCCGGACAGCTTGCGCAGCGCCTGCGACATGAGGCGCGCCTGAAGGCCGACGTGGGAATCGCCCATCTCGCCTTCGATCTCGGCCTTCGGCACGAGAGCGGCGACGGAGTCGATGACGATGACGTCTACCGCGCCGCTGCGCACGAGCGCCTCGGCGATCTCGAGAGCCTGCTCGCCGGTATCCGGCTGCGACAGCAGCAGCTCGTCGATGTTGACGCCGAGCTTGCTCGCATAAAGCGGATCAAGCGCATGCTCCGCATCGATGAAGGCGGCTTGGCCGCCCGTGCGCTGCACTTCCGCGATCGCGTGGAGAGCGACCGTCGTCTTGCCGGAGGATTCCGGACCGTATACTTCGATGACGCGGCCTCGCGGGAATCCGCCGATGCCGAGTGCGATATCTAATGCGAGGGAACCGCTGGAAACCGTCTCTACGGTCATATGCGTGGACTCGCCTAGTTTCATAATGGAGCCTTTTCCGAATTGTTTCTCAATCTGGCGGAGAGCCATATCTAAAGCTGCGCGGCGATCTGACAAGAGATCCACATCCTTCATTCATCATTTTATAGTTCTATTATAGCCTGTTTGCATCACTTTGCCAAGCTTTTTTTCGAACATACATTCGCTTTTCTTGTCCGCGGCGCCACCTCCGTATCCGCTGCGGCATCCGGACGAAAAAGAACCGCAGCTGCGCATGCAAGCTACGGTTCTTCCGTTAACTGTCTCCATTGTAGACCATTCCCGATGCCGAGAAAAGAGCACATGGAATGCAGCCGGAGCCGGACCGGCTGCCGCCGGGCGCGTTGCTCCGAAATCCGCGGCTCAGGATTCCTTCAGCAATGTCCACAGCCGGTACAAGGCGTGCTTGGCCGCCCGCATCCGCACCATTTCCCGGCTGCCGCCGGCTTGCAGCGTGTATACGGAAGCCTCCATGCCCTTGCGCGAGATGCCGATGTAGACAAGTCCGACCGGCTTGCCCTCGGACTCTCCTGGACCCGCTACGCCCGTTATGGATACGCCCCAGTCGCTGCCGGTCGTCTCGGACACCCGCTGGGCCATCAAGGCTGCCGTCGCCTCGCTTACCGCCCCCGGCGCTCCCGCGCCCTCCAGCATCTCCATCGGAATGCCGAGCAGCCGATGCTTGAGCACATTGGTGTACGTGACGACGCCTCCCAGGAACTCTCCGCTGCTGCCGGGCCTCGAGGTGATCAGCTCGGCGAGCAGCCCGCCGGTGCAGCTCTCGGCGCTGCTCAGCCTGTGCCGGCGGTCGCGCAGAAGCCGCAGGACCGCTTCCTCCAGCGGGATGTCCTCCTGCGCATACAGATAGCTGCCGACCCTCGACTGGATCGTCGCGGCCATATCGTCGATCCGCTTCAGAGCTTCCGCTTCATCCGGCGATTTGGACGACAGGCGGATCGTCACCTCTCCCTCCTTGGCGTAAGGAGCGATCGTCGGATCGGTCTGCGCTTCGATGAGATCGATCAGCTCATGCTCCAGCTTGGATTCGCCGATGCCGGCAAATCGGAGGATGCGGGAGTGAAGCGTCGCTCCACGGCCGTATTCCTGAAGGATCCAGCTTGTCGCGGGCCCCTCGAACATCGGTTTCATCTCCATCGGCGGTCCGGGGAGCAGAATATAGCGGATGCCGTCCTGTTCAAGGGCGTTGCCGACGGCGAGTCCCGCTTCGTTGTCCAGCGCGGCGCTTCCTTCGATCGAGTTCGCCTGCCTGAGGTTGCTCTCCACCATATGGGCGCCGCGGCTCGCGAAGAAGGCTTCCATTCTCGCCAGGGAAGGCTCGTGGATCACCAGCTTGCGCCCGAGCATGCCGGCAAGCACGTCCTTGGTGAGATCGTCCATCGTCGGCCCTAGGCCTCCCGTGAAGACGAGCAGATCGGCCCGGGAAGCAGCGATTGAGATGGCTTCTTTCAGCCGGGAGGCGTTGTCGCCGACGACCGTCTGGAAAAACACGTCGATGCCGAGGGCTGCCAGCCCTTGGGACAAATAGCGCGCGTTGGTGTTGACGATTTGGCCAAGCAGCAGTTCCGTTCCGACCGCAATGATTTCGGCTTTCATGATGGCATTTCTCCTCCAGGATTGGGTTTGTCGCAGCAAGAGGCTCATGACGGCGAGACAATCGGCGGGAGCGTAGTCCATGCACAGGCTCCTCGATGCCGGTCAAGCGTTCCAAGGCAAAATGAAGAATGGAGCCGGCGGCGCCATCCTCCAGCGTACAAGAAAGGCCCCCGATCCCGGCGGGGATCGATGGCCTTGTCCAGCCGGTTATTCAACCGGGATAAGATTGCGGTTTTTGATGAAGTAGTCGATGCCCGACCATACCGTAATCAATGCGGCAGCCCAGCTCAGGATCAGATCCAGAGGCAGGTCCAGGAATGCACCCGGGAAGTTGTTGAGCAGCAGCACAATGATCATGGCGATCTGGACGCCTGTCTTCCACTTGCCCCAAGTGCTTGCGGCGAGTACGGAGCCTTCCAGCAGAGCGATCTGCCGAAGGCCGGTCACGGCGAATTCGCGGCTGATGATGACGATGGCGAACAAAGCGCTCAGCTTGTCCATCTCGACCAGCGAAATAAGCACGGCTGCGACGAGCAGCTTGTCGGCGAGCGGATCGAGCAGCTTGCCCAGATTGGTCACCATCTTGTTCTTGCGGGCCAAATATCCGTCCAGGCCATCCGTGCTGGCCGCGATAATGAATATCAGCGTGGCGATCATCTGCGTGTACGTAATTTGATAGTCCCCGAACTTAAAGGATCCCAGATCAAGACGGATCAGCAAAAAGAACATGATTACAGGCACGAGAAAAATACGCGCAAGCGTGATCTTGTTGGCCAAATTCACGCGGGTTCCCCTCCCTGACAAAACTCTAACCTAAAGTATGTACGCTACCCGGGAGGCCATTCTCAAAAGAACGGACATAGCCGGTTCCTATACGATAAAAGTATAAACGAACCGAAAACCCGCTGTCAAAATTGTTACCGGAAATTCGTGTACTGCAGGTCCAGCTCGAGGTTCGCGCCGCGTAGCAACGCCATGACAGCCTGCAGGTCGTCGCGGCTCTTGCCGGTCACGCGCAGCTGGTCTCCCTGGATCTGGCTCTTCACTTTCAGCTTGGAGTCGCGGATAAGGATATTGATCTTCTTGGCGTCGTCCTGGCCGATCCCCTGCTTCAGCTTGATGCGCTGGCGCACGGTGCCGAGCGAGGCGGCTTCGATCTTGCCGAAGTCCATATTCTTGATCGGGACGTTCCGCTTGATCATCTTGGTCTGGAGAATGTCGATGACGCTCTTGAGCTTGTACTCGTCGTCCGACTGGACGACCAGCTCTTCTTTCTCGAGCTTGATGCTGCTCTTGCTTCCTTTAAAATCAAAGCGGTTCTCGATTTCCTTCTCCGCTTGGACAATCGCGTTGTTCAGCTCCTGCAGATCGACCTTCGATACGATATCAAACGAATTTTCGGAACTCATGGCAAATCCTCCTTACATGGCATTCCTCTTATTATAAAACATCCGGCTGCGAAAGTATAACCGGCGGGGCCGCCGCCGGATTCCCAAGCAATAAGCCTGCGGTCCTGGGCCAGCTTCCCTTTTGCACCGAGCACGGACAGCATCACCGGCTTCCGTTCATCCTTCTATCTTTCCGTTCCGCCCTCATTTCCAACCGCGAAATACAAAAGACATCCCGCAAAGGGATGCCTTGTCGTGTGCTAGTGGCTGTTCTCGGAATCGGAGCCGCTCGCGCCGTCGGCTGTTCCGGCCGAATCGGCATCGCCGCTCCCGGATGACGCATCCGCTCCGGATGCCGGCTCAAACTGGATCTTCTTCGAGCTTGGACGGTCTCCGTCGTCGATCAGCTGGCCGCCGACCGTAATCTCGGTATTGTCCGCGCGTCCGGTATTGAGGTAAATGACGTCATCCACCGGTACGGACAGAGTATCGCCGGCTTCGGCCGCCTTGTTGTACAGGAACTCGCCTTTGGGACCGCCTTTGCGGACCTCGATCCATGCGGTGCCGGTAAAGCTCAGTTCAATGGTGACGGCTCCGTTGGTCTTGTAGTAATCGATCTTGCCCGACTTGCGGTCGAACGTGACAGCCCCTTCCGGAGTCGGGGTCGGCGTCGGCGACGGAGTCAGGCTAGGCGTCGGGCTCGCCCCTCCGGCAGCGTCTCCCGGAGACGGCGATTGTCCGGGGCCGGGCGTATTCGTCGTGATCGGCGTTTCGTCTGCGGTCGGCGTTTGCCGATCCGGCTTAATGACGAAAATCCAGATCAAGACGACGATCAGCGCCAGAAAAGCCCACATCAGCACGGAAAATCCCAGCTTGCCGACCCGTTCGGAGGTCGCCCGCGAAGTCGATGCCTTGCGCGGCGGCTGCGGGGCGGCAGCCGGCTCTACAGCCGAGGCCGCCGGAGCCGCGGGAAGCTCGTTCTTGTAGTAGTTCAGAAGCTCGTCGGCGTTGAGGCCGACCGCCTCCGCGTAGTTCTTGACGAATGCACGGGCATAAAAGCTGCCTGGAAGCGCGGCGTAATTGCCTTCCTCGATCGCCGTCAGGTAATGCTTGCGGATTTTGGTCATCTCCTGCACCTGGTCCAGGGAGAGTCCCATTTCTTCCCTTGCCGTGCGCAGGGTTTGGCCCAATTCAGACATGGTTGGCCATGCCTCCTCTCAAATTAAAAATCGTTATAATTGACGGTGAAGGAATCATAGGAGATTTCTTCGTCCGGCGTATTGCGAAGCTCGATAATCGTCGTAAAAGTGCTGTAATCATAATTGGATTCGCGGATAAAGATGTCCGGATGCTCGATGACCTTGGTCGAAGGCATCTCCATGATTTCCTGGAGAAGGGCGTGATGGCGCTCGTTGGAGCGGATCGTGCTGACGATGCCGTCGATGATGAAGATGTTGTCGGGATTCATTTCCTCGGTCGACAGCTGGCTGCGGACCGTCTGGCGGAGCAGCGTGGAGGAAACGAACGTCCAGCGCTTGTTGGAGCAGACGCTGCCGGCGATGATGGATTCCGTCTTGCCGACCCGCGGCATGCCGCGCAGCCCGATGACCTGGTTGCCGTCCCGCTTGAAGATCTCGCCGAGGAAATCGACCAGCAGCCCGAGCTCGTCCCGCGTGAAGCGGAAGGTTTTTCGATCATCCGAATCCCGTTCGATATAACGTCCGTGACGCACCGCGAGCCGATCCACCAGGCTCGGAGGACGCAGCTTGTTGACGGTGATGTTCTCGACCTTGGCAAGCATCTTGCCGAGAATCTCGATCTTCTCGTCGTCGTTGGTCTGGAGCAGCATGCCGCGGGTGCGGTCCTCCACCCCGTTGATCGTAATGATGTTGACGTTGAGCATGCCGAGCAGGGAGGCGATATCCCCAAGCAGGCCAGGCCGGTTCTTATGTATTTTGTACTCCATATACCACTGTTTGGATTCCATTAATCACACCGTCCTGGGGGAATGAGCTGTCTTTATGCCCTTCATTATAAGCCTACATTCTACATGATTCGGCAAAAAACCGCAATGATCATGCCGACGATTTTTCGACGGCGGAAACTTGGTGTCCACAGCCAAGTAGAAAAGCCCCCGAATGGGAGCTCTCCGCCAAAAGTCGATGATTAACCGTGATTGACCAGCTTCACCATGAGGCGGGCAATCGTCTTGCGCTCTTCCTCGTCTCCGACGTCCCAGATCTCCTTCAGCACGCGCTGCTCTTCGTTTTTCGGATCGACCTTCTCATCGAGGAAAGATCCGATCTCATAAGCGAGGTTGCCGAGAGTCTCCTCGGTAAGCCCCATCTTTTTGCCCTGCTCCACGCGGTCGGACAGAAATTCCTTCCATCCTTCAAAGCTCGAAAGTACAGTAGACATGCTTCGTCGCCTCCTTGGTCGAATAGAGAAAGAAATCATCAACGACCCTATTGTGTGCGGAGGCCATCTTCCCTATACGACGACCAGGGCTGGAAAAAAGTTGCGGCCGGACCACTCATGTGATCCAGCCGCCGTTCGGACTGATGACCTGTCCGGTTATGTAGGATGATTCCGGCAAGGAAAGGAAGTAGACCAGCGAAGCGATCTCGTCCGGATGGGCCAGCCTTCCGGCCGGAATTTCCTCTTCGAGCGCCTGAAGCTCGCCTTGATCGAGATGGCTGTTCATTTCCGTGTCGACCGCTCCCGGAGCGACTGCGTTGACCGTCACTCCCGACGGCGCCAGCTCCTTGGCGAGCGACTTCGTGAAGGCGTTGACCCCTCCTTTGGTCGCGGAATACAGCACCTCGCAGGATGCGCCGGAGATGCCCCATACGGAGGAAACGTTGATGATCCTCCCCCAGCGCGCGCTGACCATCGGAGCCATGAACAGCTGCGTGCAGAGAAACAATCCCTTGAGATTGACCGCGGTCACGTCGTCCCATTCCTGCTCGGTGAGATCCGCCAGCATGCCGTAATGCGAAATGCCCGCGTTGTTGACGAGAATATCCGGAAGCAGCCCTGCCGCTTCCAGCTTCTCCTTCATTCTGGCCAAGCTTTCCCTGGATCGCATGTCGGCGGAGACCGTCATGACCCTGCCGCCGCCGAGAGCGATGCATTCCCGGGCCG encodes:
- the recA gene encoding recombinase RecA, with the protein product MKDVDLLSDRRAALDMALRQIEKQFGKGSIMKLGESTHMTVETVSSGSLALDIALGIGGFPRGRVIEVYGPESSGKTTVALHAIAEVQRTGGQAAFIDAEHALDPLYASKLGVNIDELLLSQPDTGEQALEIAEALVRSGAVDVIVIDSVAALVPKAEIEGEMGDSHVGLQARLMSQALRKLSGAISKSKTIAIFINQLREKVGVMFGNPETTPGGRALKFYSSVRLDVRRIESIKQGNDVVGNRTRIKVVKNKVAPPFKQAEIDIMYGEGISRQGSIIDIGVEMDIVNKSGAWFSYNGDRLGQGRENAKQFLKDNPAVADTIDTKIREAHNLNAAAERAAAGINPPVEEDELDELELDV
- a CDS encoding competence/damage-inducible protein A, producing MKAEIIAVGTELLLGQIVNTNARYLSQGLAALGIDVFFQTVVGDNASRLKEAISIAASRADLLVFTGGLGPTMDDLTKDVLAGMLGRKLVIHEPSLARMEAFFASRGAHMVESNLRQANSIEGSAALDNEAGLAVGNALEQDGIRYILLPGPPMEMKPMFEGPATSWILQEYGRGATLHSRILRFAGIGESKLEHELIDLIEAQTDPTIAPYAKEGEVTIRLSSKSPDEAEALKRIDDMAATIQSRVGSYLYAQEDIPLEEAVLRLLRDRRHRLSSAESCTGGLLAELITSRPGSSGEFLGGVVTYTNVLKHRLLGIPMEMLEGAGAPGAVSEATAALMAQRVSETTGSDWGVSITGVAGPGESEGKPVGLVYIGISRKGMEASVYTLQAGGSREMVRMRAAKHALYRLWTLLKES
- a CDS encoding dipeptidase gives rise to the protein MKHPVLGVADLHCDVLSKLLRNPELDVCQAAGGSGSRQLDVTLDRQLAAGYMLQAYAIYLTESRPKTFDAVLRSIDLFYEKIVSNDAYRFVGTRQELERSLAARRIAAVLTLEGADGLEGDFAMLRLARRLGVRMLGLTWNYGNWAADGVMEERQGGLTEKGRQLVRHCNELDIILDVSHLTEKGFWELADRTERPFIASHSNAKSVCAHPRNLTDDQLRAVIALGGRIGMTYVPYFVSSAEQVRISDILRHIEHICALGGEKHIMLGSDFDGIELYVQGLRHPGDVRSLRSALVSEFGARQAAAFMNGNAISFLLSELPSE
- the pgsA gene encoding CDP-diacylglycerol--glycerol-3-phosphate 3-phosphatidyltransferase; amino-acid sequence: MNLANKITLARIFLVPVIMFFLLIRLDLGSFKFGDYQITYTQMIATLIFIIAASTDGLDGYLARKNKMVTNLGKLLDPLADKLLVAAVLISLVEMDKLSALFAIVIISREFAVTGLRQIALLEGSVLAASTWGKWKTGVQIAMIIVLLLNNFPGAFLDLPLDLILSWAAALITVWSGIDYFIKNRNLIPVE
- a CDS encoding stage V sporulation protein S, coding for MEVLKVSAKSNPNSVAGALAGVLRERGAAELQAIGAGAINQAIKAVAIARGFVAPGGVDLICIPAFTDIVIDGEDRTAIKLIVEPR
- a CDS encoding YajQ family cyclic di-GMP-binding protein, coding for MSSENSFDIVSKVDLQELNNAIVQAEKEIENRFDFKGSKSSIKLEKEELVVQSDDEYKLKSVIDILQTKMIKRNVPIKNMDFGKIEAASLGTVRQRIKLKQGIGQDDAKKINILIRDSKLKVKSQIQGDQLRVTGKSRDDLQAVMALLRGANLELDLQYTNFR
- a CDS encoding RodZ domain-containing protein, whose amino-acid sequence is MSELGQTLRTAREEMGLSLDQVQEMTKIRKHYLTAIEEGNYAALPGSFYARAFVKNYAEAVGLNADELLNYYKNELPAAPAASAVEPAAAPQPPRKASTSRATSERVGKLGFSVLMWAFLALIVVLIWIFVIKPDRQTPTADETPITTNTPGPGQSPSPGDAAGGASPTPSLTPSPTPTPTPEGAVTFDRKSGKIDYYKTNGAVTIELSFTGTAWIEVRKGGPKGEFLYNKAAEAGDTLSVPVDDVIYLNTGRADNTEITVGGQLIDDGDRPSSKKIQFEPASGADASSGSGDADSAGTADGASGSDSENSH
- a CDS encoding TIGR00282 family metallophosphoesterase, with the protein product MKVMFIGDIVGNVGRTALRKALPALRSKYNPDIIIVNGENAAAGRGITAAIAKEFFDWGVNGITMGNHTWDNRDIFEWIDDEERIVRPANFSPQSPGRGAAVIKVNGKKLGILNLQGRTFLPPNDDPFRVADEQLELLQEETRCVMVDFHAEATSEKIAMGWYLDGRAGLVVGTHTHVQTNDDRILPGGTAYLTDVGMTGPMDGILGMERNAVLHKFLTGLPSRFIVDEGDWHLHGLIVHMDETTGQAAKLEKIRLTETSLAMY
- the rny gene encoding ribonuclease Y codes for the protein MSPVIWWILIVLVVGAITFGIGYFVRKSIAEAKISSAEQAAVQIVEQAKKEADALKKETVLEAKDEIHKLRSEADKDIRERRNENQRLERRLLQKEESLDKKLEALERKEELVANKEKRIEETQDQIDSIYRQQQSELERISGLTTEDAKTIIFTNVEQEVRHETAQMIKEIEQQAKEEADKKARDIISLAIQRCAADHVAETTVSVVTLPNEEMKGRIIGREGRNIRALETLTGIDLIIDDTPEAVILSGFDPIRREIARTALEKLVADGRIHPARIEEMVEKSRREVDERIREYGEQATFEVGVHAIHPDLIKILGRLKYRTSYGQNVLKHSMEVAYLTGLMAAELGEDITLAKRAGLLHDIGKALDHEVEGSHVEIGVELARKYKEHPVVINSIASHHGDCEATSVIAMLVGAADALSAARPGARRETLETYIKRLEKLEAISESFDGVEKSYAIQAGREVRVMVQPEKVDDTEAFRLARDITKKIEGELDYPGHIKVTVIRETRAVEYAK
- a CDS encoding RecX family transcriptional regulator — its product is MQDSSEKVVTKVEPDSRKRSYYWICLDGNEEPEFSVHEDILVKYRLLKGSVLSSEELEGIQSEGDRYKAYASALYYAGFKMRTAKEMADYLKRKEYTEPDIRYAVERLQQEKVIDDRDYARMYAAQKVKSSQKGRRLIRQELEQRGVSKLTAGETIEALDVGAERDAAFKAAAKKWRSLKGEDRDKRLKLTGFLLRRGFQGDLVREAVRHVSEGEELETEGLWLDN